The Nitrospira tepida genome includes a window with the following:
- the purH gene encoding bifunctional phosphoribosylaminoimidazolecarboxamide formyltransferase/IMP cyclohydrolase, translating to MAGMQRALISVSDKTGIVELARGLEALDTEILSTGGTAKTLREAGVTVVDVAAYTGSPEILDGRVKTLHPKIHGGLLGRRSLPAHVEQMRQHQIGPIDVLVVNLYPFEATIAKPDCPFEEAIEQIDIGGPSMLRSAAKNHEDVLVVVDPADYPRVLEAVKSGSVPSSLRRELALKVFQHTARYDSLIAGYLERQVQGTETKFPSVLSLQFERVETLRYGENPHQQGAFYRDLQATEPSVSRGKILHGKAMSYNNFLDANAALELVKEFDQTAVSIIKHNNPCGAALGATPVEAYVKARETDPVSAFGGVIAFNRPVDLAAAKEITATFVEVVIAPSFAEDALAELKRKKDIRLLEVGPLRKAGPEGYDLKKLVGGLIVQDRDLGVLSDLKALSVPTVRKPTEEEYRAAGFAWIVCKHVKSNAIVYARPGQTVGIGAGQMSRVDSVKLAGMKAQLPVKGCVMASDAFFPFRDGLDAAAQAGITCVIQPGGSIRDSEVIKAADDHGMAMILTGMRHFRH from the coding sequence ATGGCCGGCATGCAGCGGGCGCTGATCAGCGTGTCTGACAAGACAGGCATTGTCGAACTCGCCAGGGGGCTGGAGGCCCTCGACACGGAAATCCTTTCGACCGGCGGCACGGCCAAAACGCTCCGCGAGGCGGGCGTGACGGTGGTCGATGTCGCAGCCTACACCGGATCGCCGGAGATTCTCGACGGCCGCGTGAAAACGCTCCATCCCAAGATTCACGGCGGCCTCCTCGGCCGGCGCAGCCTGCCGGCGCATGTCGAGCAGATGCGGCAGCACCAGATTGGCCCTATCGACGTGCTCGTGGTGAACCTCTATCCGTTCGAGGCCACGATCGCCAAGCCCGACTGCCCGTTCGAGGAGGCCATCGAACAGATCGACATCGGCGGCCCCTCAATGCTGCGGTCGGCAGCCAAGAACCACGAGGACGTGCTGGTGGTGGTCGATCCCGCGGACTATCCGCGCGTGTTGGAGGCGGTGAAAAGCGGATCGGTGCCGTCCTCCCTCCGGCGCGAACTCGCGTTGAAAGTCTTTCAACACACCGCCCGGTACGACAGCCTGATTGCCGGCTATCTGGAACGGCAGGTGCAGGGCACGGAGACGAAGTTTCCATCCGTCCTGTCGTTGCAGTTTGAGCGGGTGGAAACGCTCCGCTATGGCGAGAATCCGCATCAACAAGGCGCGTTCTATCGTGACCTCCAGGCCACGGAACCGTCCGTGTCGCGCGGGAAGATCCTGCACGGCAAGGCGATGTCCTACAACAATTTCCTCGACGCGAACGCTGCGCTGGAACTGGTCAAAGAGTTCGATCAGACCGCGGTCTCGATCATCAAGCATAACAATCCCTGCGGCGCCGCCTTGGGCGCCACGCCCGTCGAGGCCTACGTGAAAGCCCGCGAGACCGACCCGGTCTCGGCGTTCGGCGGCGTGATTGCATTCAACCGACCGGTCGACCTGGCCGCCGCGAAGGAGATCACCGCCACCTTCGTCGAGGTCGTCATCGCGCCGAGCTTCGCGGAGGATGCCCTGGCCGAGTTGAAGCGCAAGAAGGATATTCGGCTGTTGGAAGTCGGCCCGCTCCGCAAGGCCGGCCCCGAGGGCTACGATCTCAAAAAACTGGTCGGCGGTCTGATCGTCCAGGACCGCGACCTGGGCGTCCTCTCCGACCTCAAGGCCCTGTCCGTGCCGACGGTGCGCAAGCCCACGGAGGAGGAATATCGGGCGGCCGGCTTCGCCTGGATCGTGTGCAAGCATGTGAAGTCCAACGCCATCGTCTATGCGAGGCCGGGACAAACGGTCGGCATCGGCGCGGGGCAGATGAGCCGCGTAGATTCGGTCAAGCTCGCCGGCATGAAGGCGCAATTGCCCGTGAAGGGCTGCGTGATGGCCTCGGACGCCTTCTTCCCGTTCCGCGACGGACTGGACGCGGCGGCCCAGGCCGGCATCACCTGCGTGATCCAACCAGGCGGGTCGATCCGCGATAGCGAGGTCATCAAGGCGGCGGACGACCATGGGATGGCGATGATTCTGACGGGCATGCGCCATTTCCGCCACTGA
- the fusA gene encoding elongation factor G codes for MSAGPGAVIRNVALVSYTGAGKTSLAEALAFGAGAIPAPGSVSLGTTLSDFEPEEQHRQHSFSTALLQFSYQHHTLSILDTPGERNFQGETLAALRAVDAVIVVVNAAMGIRPQLTRLWEHVRLLKLPGLLFVTDVEQAQGPLDSLIRDCAEALDTVALPLVLPVGQGEQFDAVADVLAGSMLKSGPESNRVQTLPLPEACAASVAEAKRQLIEAAAVTDDALLEAYLGGGELSMDQIHRGLAAAVQSGRMLPVLCGSAVRQIGIQSLLDAIVRFLPAPTERQAEPFAQAAHSNGSAPVSRQGLPDEKFAALAFKTIIDPFMGRMTYVRVYSGSLQADTPIFNASRQVRERGGHLFTVIGKKYQSVPTLTAGQIGAIGKLKDTQTGDTLCDETEPVLFPALSLPRPVLSYALEPKSKADIEKVSLGLHKLVEEDPTLALLRNDETKELVLSGLGQVHIDVAVERLRRKYGVEVELHTPRVPYKETIRSAASAQGKYKKQTGGHGQYGDCWLQLTPLERGAGFKFENKIVGGAIPRNFIPAVEKGVVEAMHEGVLAGFPVVDLQVTVYDGSYHVVDSSELAFKIAASMGFKKAMEAAHPILLEPLMHVEVSCPDEFVGAVIGDLNGRRGRIITVTAKGHTESIEAIVPLAEMLRYASSLNGLTGGRADYAMELAGYEEVPRDQAAKVIEEAKASRHAVA; via the coding sequence ATGAGCGCAGGACCAGGAGCTGTCATCAGAAATGTCGCGCTCGTTTCCTACACCGGAGCCGGGAAAACCTCCCTGGCTGAAGCCCTTGCCTTCGGCGCCGGCGCGATTCCCGCGCCGGGATCGGTCTCCCTCGGCACGACCCTGTCGGATTTCGAACCCGAAGAGCAGCATCGCCAGCATTCCTTTAGCACCGCTCTCCTGCAATTTTCCTATCAGCACCATACGCTATCCATTCTCGATACCCCGGGCGAGCGTAATTTTCAGGGGGAAACGCTGGCGGCCCTGCGGGCAGTGGATGCCGTGATCGTCGTGGTCAACGCGGCCATGGGCATCCGGCCGCAACTCACCCGTCTTTGGGAGCATGTCCGTCTGCTCAAACTCCCCGGCCTCTTGTTTGTGACCGACGTGGAACAGGCCCAGGGGCCGCTCGACTCGCTGATCCGCGACTGTGCCGAAGCCCTCGATACGGTGGCGTTGCCGTTGGTCCTGCCCGTCGGCCAAGGGGAACAGTTCGACGCCGTCGCCGACGTCTTGGCCGGTTCGATGCTGAAATCAGGGCCGGAGTCGAACCGGGTGCAGACCCTCCCGCTGCCGGAGGCCTGCGCCGCCTCCGTGGCAGAGGCCAAACGGCAATTGATCGAAGCGGCGGCCGTGACGGACGATGCCCTGCTCGAGGCCTACCTGGGCGGCGGGGAGCTGTCGATGGACCAGATTCATCGCGGGCTGGCGGCCGCGGTGCAGAGCGGGCGGATGCTGCCGGTGTTGTGCGGATCCGCCGTTCGGCAGATCGGCATCCAGAGCCTCTTGGACGCGATCGTGCGGTTTCTTCCCGCCCCGACCGAGCGGCAGGCAGAGCCGTTCGCCCAAGCCGCCCATTCCAACGGCTCCGCTCCTGTGTCCAGACAAGGGCTCCCCGACGAGAAGTTCGCCGCGCTCGCCTTCAAGACGATCATCGATCCCTTCATGGGGCGCATGACGTATGTCCGCGTGTACTCCGGTTCCCTCCAAGCCGACACCCCGATCTTCAACGCCAGCCGGCAAGTCCGGGAGCGGGGCGGGCACCTCTTCACGGTCATCGGGAAAAAGTATCAGTCGGTTCCGACCCTCACCGCAGGCCAGATCGGCGCCATCGGGAAGCTCAAGGACACGCAGACCGGGGATACGCTCTGCGATGAAACCGAGCCGGTCCTGTTTCCGGCCCTGTCGTTGCCGCGCCCGGTGCTGTCGTACGCCTTGGAGCCAAAGTCGAAAGCCGACATTGAAAAGGTCAGCCTCGGCCTGCACAAATTAGTTGAGGAGGACCCCACGCTGGCCCTGTTGCGCAACGATGAAACGAAGGAACTCGTGTTGAGCGGCCTCGGCCAGGTCCATATCGACGTGGCCGTGGAGCGGCTGCGCCGCAAGTACGGCGTGGAAGTGGAGCTGCACACTCCGCGCGTGCCGTACAAAGAGACCATCCGATCCGCGGCCTCGGCGCAGGGCAAGTATAAGAAACAGACCGGGGGCCACGGCCAATACGGCGATTGCTGGCTGCAGCTCACCCCGCTGGAACGCGGCGCCGGCTTCAAGTTCGAAAACAAGATCGTCGGCGGCGCGATCCCCCGCAATTTCATTCCGGCGGTGGAAAAGGGCGTCGTCGAAGCCATGCATGAGGGCGTGCTGGCAGGCTTTCCCGTGGTCGATCTTCAGGTCACGGTCTATGACGGGTCGTATCATGTCGTCGATTCGTCGGAACTGGCCTTCAAAATCGCGGCGTCGATGGGGTTCAAGAAGGCGATGGAGGCGGCGCACCCGATTCTCTTGGAGCCCTTGATGCACGTCGAGGTGAGCTGTCCCGACGAATTCGTCGGCGCGGTGATCGGCGACTTGAACGGGCGGCGCGGCCGCATCATCACCGTCACGGCCAAGGGCCATACGGAATCCATCGAAGCGATCGTGCCGCTCGCCGAGATGCTCCGCTACGCCTCGAGCCTCAACGGCCTGACCGGCGGGCGCGCGGATTATGCGATGGAACTCGCCGGGTACGAAGAGGTGCCGCGCGACCAGGCCGCCAAGGTGATCGAGGAAGCCAAGGCCTCACGGCATGCGGTGGCCTGA
- a CDS encoding BON domain-containing protein, protein MMQNVMSATGGGRWIGWSLAGGVALVLSATTVLAATDQEITDKVKSALASDPVLSQRGISVSTYKGRVLLKGQVPYEREADKAIDLANSVEEVRSVQNDLVGYLMQAPRNTAKDKEIVDKVKQALASDQTLSQRGITVSAYNGRVQLKGKVENQREADRAVELAKNVEETRAVQNDLVGYLPPVVFTTTGDKDATEKVKQALAADSTLSQRPIKVNTIQGRVYLTGQVQAQREAEKAVELAKSVEEVRSVQNDLTGYIIRQ, encoded by the coding sequence ATGATGCAGAACGTCATGAGTGCGACGGGCGGCGGGCGGTGGATCGGCTGGTCGCTTGCGGGCGGAGTGGCGCTAGTATTGAGCGCCACGACGGTCCTGGCCGCAACAGATCAAGAGATTACGGACAAGGTCAAGAGCGCGCTGGCCTCTGATCCGGTGCTCAGCCAGCGGGGGATCAGCGTCTCGACCTATAAGGGCCGCGTGTTGCTGAAAGGGCAGGTTCCCTACGAGCGGGAGGCCGACAAAGCGATCGACTTGGCCAACAGCGTGGAAGAGGTACGCTCCGTCCAGAATGACCTCGTCGGCTATCTGATGCAGGCCCCTCGCAACACGGCAAAGGACAAGGAGATCGTCGACAAGGTCAAGCAGGCGCTGGCCTCGGATCAGACCCTCAGCCAGCGAGGCATCACGGTGTCCGCCTACAACGGTCGTGTGCAGCTCAAAGGGAAGGTAGAGAATCAGCGAGAAGCCGACCGGGCGGTGGAATTGGCAAAGAACGTCGAAGAGACGCGGGCCGTGCAAAACGACCTCGTGGGCTACCTCCCGCCCGTCGTCTTCACCACAACGGGGGATAAGGACGCGACGGAGAAGGTCAAACAGGCCCTTGCCGCCGATTCCACCCTGAGTCAGCGGCCGATCAAGGTCAACACGATCCAGGGTCGGGTTTATCTGACGGGCCAGGTGCAGGCTCAGCGCGAAGCGGAGAAGGCGGTCGAACTGGCGAAAAGTGTAGAAGAAGTCCGGTCGGTGCAAAACGACCTGACCGGCTATATTATTCGTCAATAG
- the coaD gene encoding pantetheine-phosphate adenylyltransferase: protein MKLGIYAGTFDPITHGHTDIITRSLSVFDQVMVAVAPNPAKRPLFTLEERIEMVRVVTKELPGVQVTSFEGLLVEFVRRMGARAVIRGLRAISDFEYEFQMALVNRKLDSSIETVFFMPREEYSYLTSSLIKDVGRHGGDLNKFLHPDVARRLQARLRSGSS, encoded by the coding sequence ATGAAACTCGGCATCTACGCAGGCACCTTCGATCCCATTACGCATGGGCACACTGATATCATCACCCGGAGCCTCTCCGTGTTCGACCAGGTCATGGTCGCCGTGGCGCCCAATCCCGCCAAACGGCCGTTATTTACGCTGGAAGAACGGATCGAGATGGTGCGGGTGGTGACGAAGGAGTTGCCCGGGGTGCAGGTGACGAGTTTCGAGGGCCTGCTCGTGGAATTTGTCCGCCGCATGGGGGCGCGCGCCGTGATCCGAGGGCTGCGCGCGATTTCGGATTTCGAATATGAGTTTCAAATGGCGCTCGTCAACCGCAAGTTGGACAGTTCGATCGAGACGGTATTTTTCATGCCGCGCGAAGAGTATTCCTATTTGACCTCAAGTCTCATCAAGGACGTCGGCCGCCACGGGGGCGACCTTAACAAGTTTCTCCATCCGGACGTCGCCCGGCGACTCCAGGCACGATTACGGAGCGGATCGTCATGA
- the rsmD gene encoding 16S rRNA (guanine(966)-N(2))-methyltransferase RsmD, with the protein MRVIAGKRKGRRLKTPRGLTIRPTTDRVKEALFSILGSEVEGARVLDLYAGSGALGIEALSRGATHVTFVEADPLSIRLIRENLQACGLTDSVEVHVRRVETFLSRVADTLPPFRLVLADPPYRATEEVTRLAARFPPRLLEPRAIVAVEHDADFVPPPGFGPLARARTYRYGDSAVTLYRQEACSMVASAESA; encoded by the coding sequence GTGCGGGTTATTGCGGGCAAGCGAAAAGGGCGCCGGCTCAAGACTCCCCGCGGGCTGACGATTCGGCCGACCACCGATCGGGTCAAGGAAGCCCTCTTTTCCATCCTCGGCAGCGAGGTGGAAGGCGCACGGGTCCTTGACCTCTATGCCGGCAGCGGGGCGTTGGGCATTGAGGCGCTCAGCCGAGGGGCAACCCACGTTACGTTTGTCGAAGCCGATCCTCTCTCAATCCGCCTCATCCGAGAGAATCTTCAAGCCTGTGGGTTGACGGACAGTGTGGAGGTCCACGTGCGTCGGGTGGAAACCTTTTTGTCGCGTGTGGCCGATACCCTGCCGCCGTTCCGCCTTGTGCTGGCCGATCCGCCCTATCGCGCGACGGAGGAGGTGACCCGGCTCGCGGCCCGATTTCCTCCGCGCCTGCTGGAACCGCGCGCGATCGTGGCGGTCGAGCATGACGCGGACTTCGTCCCGCCGCCGGGCTTTGGCCCGTTGGCCAGGGCGCGGACGTATCGGTACGGGGACTCGGCGGTCACGCTGTATCGTCAGGAGGCCTGCTCAATGGTTGCATCGGCGGAGTCCGCATGA
- a CDS encoding BON domain-containing protein produces MQKAMRTGVHGHGTGLILAIGLVCVFGAGSVAVAATDKEIADKVKSAIAADPVLGQRGITVSSYKGRVLLQGEVLHEREADKAVALSNSVDGVRSVQNNLVGYLPHVTDTTARDKEITDQVKAALASDPTLRERDIKVTTYKRRVQLLGTVPTQREADRAVELAKHVEEVQSVQNDLLGYLPPLAFGTAGDKAATEKVKNALAADSVLSQRKITVNTLEGRVFLTGNVEAQREAEKAVELAKSVEEVRSVQDDLTGYLSP; encoded by the coding sequence ATGCAGAAGGCAATGCGAACAGGGGTGCATGGGCATGGCACCGGCCTGATCCTCGCGATCGGGCTGGTCTGTGTGTTTGGGGCGGGTTCCGTCGCCGTCGCCGCGACGGACAAGGAGATCGCGGACAAGGTCAAGAGCGCGATCGCGGCCGATCCCGTGCTCGGCCAGCGAGGGATCACGGTCTCCAGTTACAAAGGCCGGGTGTTGCTGCAGGGCGAGGTGCTCCATGAGCGGGAGGCGGACAAGGCCGTGGCGCTGTCCAACAGCGTGGACGGGGTCCGCTCGGTACAAAACAATCTTGTCGGGTATCTCCCTCATGTGACCGACACCACGGCTCGCGATAAGGAGATTACCGATCAGGTGAAGGCCGCCCTGGCGTCGGATCCCACGCTGCGCGAACGAGACATCAAGGTGACCACCTACAAGAGACGCGTGCAGTTGCTGGGCACGGTCCCGACGCAGCGGGAGGCCGACCGAGCCGTCGAGTTGGCCAAGCATGTGGAAGAAGTGCAGTCCGTTCAGAACGATTTGCTCGGGTACCTCCCGCCCCTGGCCTTCGGCACGGCCGGCGACAAGGCCGCCACAGAGAAGGTAAAAAATGCCCTGGCCGCCGATTCGGTGCTGAGCCAGCGCAAGATCACCGTCAACACGCTTGAAGGGCGCGTCTTCCTCACGGGCAACGTCGAAGCGCAACGTGAAGCGGAGAAGGCTGTCGAATTGGCGAAGAGCGTGGAAGAAGTTCGGTCGGTCCAGGACGATCTGACCGGCTATCTGAGTCCATAG
- the purD gene encoding phosphoribosylamine--glycine ligase, with product MNILVIGSGGREHAMVWRLAQSPRLTRLYCAPGNGGIAQQATCVPIAAEDVAGLKAFVQREGIDLTVVGPEAPLAAGIADEFRKAKLKIFGPTALAAQVESSKIFTKELLTSHQIPTARAQSFDQVEPALAYLRDQPLPIVIKADGLAQGKGVVVATTAAQAEDAVRDSLERHLFGAAGRRVLIEQFLDGEELTVMAVTDGKTVIPMLPAQDHKRVGDGDTGPNTGGMGAYAPAPLGSAALIERVQRTVLQPTVDALSRMGRPFQGVLYAGLMIVKGEPYVLEFNARLGDPETQAVLPLLKTDLVDVIEAVVEHRLDQCRIEWHPLTAVCVVLTSGGYPGSYRHGCPISGLAAARQDDGHHTIVFHAGTAVTDGSLVTAGGRVLGVTGLGSTLLEARERAYAAVRPIQFDGRHFRTDIAMRALRQSRA from the coding sequence ATGAACATCCTGGTCATCGGGAGCGGCGGGCGCGAACATGCGATGGTGTGGAGGCTCGCGCAGAGTCCGCGGCTGACCCGCCTCTACTGCGCCCCCGGCAACGGCGGGATCGCGCAACAGGCCACCTGCGTCCCGATCGCCGCGGAGGATGTGGCCGGCCTCAAGGCCTTTGTCCAGCGCGAGGGCATCGATCTCACCGTGGTCGGTCCCGAAGCCCCGTTGGCCGCCGGGATCGCGGATGAGTTCCGCAAAGCCAAGCTGAAGATCTTCGGGCCGACCGCGCTTGCCGCCCAAGTCGAATCCAGCAAGATCTTCACCAAGGAGCTGCTGACCAGCCATCAGATTCCGACCGCGCGCGCCCAATCGTTCGATCAGGTGGAGCCCGCCTTAGCCTATTTGCGCGACCAACCGCTCCCGATCGTGATCAAGGCCGATGGGTTGGCGCAGGGCAAGGGTGTGGTGGTCGCCACGACCGCCGCCCAAGCCGAGGATGCCGTGCGCGACAGTTTGGAACGGCACCTGTTCGGGGCTGCCGGCCGGCGGGTGCTGATTGAACAATTTCTCGACGGCGAGGAGCTCACCGTCATGGCCGTGACCGACGGCAAGACCGTGATTCCGATGCTGCCGGCGCAGGACCACAAGCGGGTGGGGGACGGCGACACAGGACCCAACACCGGCGGCATGGGCGCCTACGCCCCGGCGCCGCTCGGGAGCGCGGCGTTGATCGAGCGGGTGCAGCGCACGGTCCTGCAACCGACCGTGGACGCGCTCTCGCGCATGGGCCGTCCGTTTCAGGGCGTGCTCTACGCGGGATTGATGATCGTGAAGGGTGAGCCCTACGTGCTGGAGTTCAATGCCCGCCTGGGGGACCCGGAAACCCAGGCGGTGCTCCCCCTGTTGAAGACCGATCTCGTGGATGTCATCGAAGCCGTGGTCGAACATCGGCTGGATCAATGCCGTATTGAGTGGCATCCGTTGACCGCGGTCTGTGTCGTGCTGACCTCGGGCGGCTACCCCGGTTCTTATCGCCACGGCTGTCCGATCAGCGGTCTCGCGGCCGCGCGGCAGGATGACGGACACCATACCATCGTCTTTCATGCCGGCACAGCGGTCACGGACGGCTCGCTCGTCACCGCCGGAGGCCGGGTCTTAGGGGTGACGGGATTGGGGTCGACGCTGCTGGAGGCTCGGGAGCGGGCCTATGCCGCCGTCCGGCCGATTCAGTTCGACGGGCGGCATTTCCGCACCGACATCGCCATGCGCGCGCTGCGCCAGTCCCGCGCGTAA
- a CDS encoding pyridoxal phosphate-dependent aminotransferase, protein MKLAARAARVVPSPTLAITALAKSMAAQGVDVIDFASGEPDFDTPQPVKEAAQAAIDAGFTKYTPSSGIDDLRGAIVDKLRAEQGLSYERTQVLVSCGAKHSLYNLFEALIEAGDEVIIPTPFWVSYQDQVLLNDGTPVWLKTREEDGYAIDRQQLETLVTPRTKAIVVNTPCNPTGATYDRRTLDVIAEVACRHDLLIISDEIYEKIIYDGVRHLSIASLSPEVAARTVVINGVSKSFAMTGWRIGYAAGPKDLLTAMANIQSQSTSNPCSISQKAAVAALKMGVRFVTEMVTEFERRRRVMVERLNKMPGVHCRMPTGAFYAFPNLAGVLGARADDTALRTPSEVAQYLLKTAQIAVVPGEPFGSQDHIRLSYATGLDAITRGMDRMETALRNLSR, encoded by the coding sequence ATGAAACTGGCTGCTCGGGCCGCTCGGGTGGTCCCCTCCCCGACCTTGGCGATTACCGCCCTGGCCAAGTCTATGGCCGCGCAGGGCGTCGACGTGATCGATTTCGCCTCCGGAGAGCCGGATTTCGATACGCCGCAGCCGGTCAAGGAGGCGGCGCAGGCCGCCATCGACGCCGGCTTTACGAAATATACGCCCTCCTCCGGCATCGACGACTTACGCGGGGCGATCGTGGACAAGCTGCGCGCCGAGCAGGGGCTGTCCTACGAGCGGACGCAGGTGCTTGTGTCCTGCGGGGCGAAACACTCCCTGTACAATCTCTTCGAGGCGCTGATCGAAGCCGGCGACGAGGTGATTATTCCCACGCCGTTCTGGGTGTCCTATCAAGACCAGGTGCTGCTGAACGACGGGACGCCGGTGTGGCTGAAGACCCGCGAAGAGGACGGCTATGCGATCGATCGGCAGCAACTCGAAACGTTGGTCACGCCGCGGACCAAGGCCATCGTCGTGAACACCCCGTGCAACCCCACAGGCGCCACGTACGACCGGCGGACGCTCGACGTGATCGCGGAGGTAGCCTGCCGCCATGATCTGCTCATCATTTCCGACGAGATCTATGAAAAGATCATCTACGACGGGGTCCGCCACCTCAGCATCGCCAGCCTGAGCCCGGAAGTCGCCGCCCGCACCGTCGTCATCAACGGTGTGAGCAAGTCGTTTGCCATGACCGGCTGGCGCATCGGGTACGCGGCCGGCCCGAAAGATCTGCTCACGGCGATGGCCAACATTCAGAGCCAAAGCACCTCGAACCCCTGCTCGATTTCGCAGAAGGCGGCAGTGGCGGCGCTGAAGATGGGGGTTCGGTTCGTCACGGAAATGGTGACAGAATTCGAGCGGCGGCGCCGGGTCATGGTCGAACGGCTCAACAAGATGCCCGGAGTCCATTGCCGGATGCCGACGGGGGCCTTCTATGCCTTTCCCAATCTTGCCGGCGTGCTGGGCGCCCGTGCGGATGACACCGCGCTTCGGACGCCGAGCGAGGTGGCGCAGTATCTCTTGAAGACGGCTCAAATTGCGGTGGTGCCGGGTGAGCCGTTTGGGAGCCAGGATCACATCCGATTGTCCTATGCCACCGGGCTTGATGCGATCACCCGCGGGATGGATCGCATGGAGACGGCTCTCCGGAACCTGAGCCGGTAG
- the radC gene encoding RadC family protein, translated as MPRGSHPKSAVIRICDWPERERPRERLLRDGAESLSDAQLLAIVLRVGRPEASAVQVAMDLLSRTNGLQGIARIGTDALCRVPGIGPAKAAQLKAAVEIGKRALAQPLSTGQPIRSSGDVFQAYAPQLRDLRHETFRLLLLDAKHALIRETTISEGTLTASLVHPREVFSLAVRESAAAVICVHNHPSGDPTPSPEDRALTRRLQDAGELLGIPVLDHVVIGDGRYVSFADRGWMEERTVAM; from the coding sequence GTGCCGCGAGGATCACACCCTAAGTCCGCCGTCATCCGGATCTGCGACTGGCCCGAACGGGAGCGACCACGGGAACGGCTGCTGCGCGACGGAGCCGAGAGTCTCTCCGATGCGCAACTGTTGGCCATCGTCTTGCGCGTCGGCCGGCCGGAGGCCTCAGCCGTCCAGGTGGCGATGGATCTCCTGTCCCGAACCAATGGGCTCCAGGGGATTGCCCGGATAGGGACGGACGCCCTTTGTCGGGTGCCCGGCATCGGGCCGGCCAAGGCGGCGCAATTGAAAGCCGCCGTCGAGATCGGCAAGCGCGCTCTGGCTCAACCGCTGTCGACCGGACAGCCGATCCGCTCCAGCGGGGACGTGTTCCAGGCCTACGCGCCCCAGCTTCGGGATCTTCGCCATGAAACCTTCCGGTTGCTGCTGTTGGATGCCAAGCATGCGCTGATCCGGGAAACCACCATTTCCGAAGGCACCCTGACCGCGAGTCTCGTGCATCCCCGGGAAGTCTTTTCTCTGGCCGTCCGGGAATCCGCGGCCGCCGTCATTTGCGTGCACAATCATCCCAGCGGGGACCCGACCCCCAGTCCCGAGGACCGGGCCCTCACCCGCCGCCTCCAGGACGCCGGCGAGCTGCTGGGGATCCCGGTGCTGGACCATGTCGTGATCGGGGACGGGCGTTACGTCAGCTTTGCCGATCGGGGATGGATGGAGGAGCGAACCGTGGCCATGTAA
- a CDS encoding L-threonylcarbamoyladenylate synthase, with product MSLIDCVDGFSPALLTELRSIIRHDGILAAATESSYALCGSPWSEPAVARINRLKGRPPDKPLLVLIHRPEELVRLTRDIPEPARVLMRHCWPGPLTIVLPAHPSLPPGLTAGTQTVGIRWPDYRPLVPLLEAVGPLTGTSANRSGHEPLTDAQSVQKEFGSDLDVVLDMGPTPGGAPSTVVHIEAHAVRLLRAGPVAAPELRTLLAPLGIALIEPAAGDLA from the coding sequence GTGTCACTCATCGATTGTGTTGACGGCTTCTCGCCCGCGCTGCTGACGGAGTTGCGCTCCATCATCCGGCACGACGGCATCCTGGCTGCGGCGACCGAAAGTTCCTATGCCCTCTGCGGCTCGCCCTGGAGCGAACCCGCGGTCGCGCGGATCAACCGGCTCAAGGGGAGGCCGCCGGACAAGCCGTTGCTGGTGCTCATCCATCGTCCTGAGGAGCTGGTACGTCTGACGCGGGACATTCCGGAGCCGGCTCGAGTCCTCATGCGGCATTGCTGGCCTGGTCCGCTCACCATCGTGCTGCCGGCCCATCCATCGTTGCCACCGGGGCTCACCGCCGGCACGCAGACCGTCGGCATTCGCTGGCCCGACTACCGGCCGCTGGTTCCGCTCTTGGAGGCCGTCGGGCCGTTGACCGGCACCAGCGCCAACCGATCGGGGCACGAACCGCTGACCGACGCGCAGTCCGTGCAGAAGGAATTCGGCTCCGACCTCGATGTCGTGCTGGATATGGGCCCGACACCGGGCGGCGCACCCTCGACCGTCGTGCACATCGAGGCCCACGCCGTGCGACTGCTCCGGGCCGGACCGGTCGCCGCGCCCGAGCTCCGGACATTGCTGGCGCCACTTGGTATCGCGCTGATTGAGCCGGCAGCCGGTGACCTCGCCTGA
- a CDS encoding FmdB family zinc ribbon protein, giving the protein MPIYEYVCQGCDYRFEVKQRVSDPPIATCERCGHAVNKVISSPAIMFKGSGWYITDYSNKLKPSENGKGDSNAAAPAKAGTGTAATGPSGGGGAPSSASSASTAAPASSGSSGTSASSGGSSSSSSS; this is encoded by the coding sequence GTGCCGATTTACGAGTATGTCTGCCAGGGTTGTGACTACCGATTCGAGGTGAAACAGCGGGTGAGCGACCCGCCGATTGCCACTTGCGAACGGTGCGGCCACGCCGTGAACAAAGTGATTTCCTCGCCAGCGATCATGTTCAAAGGCAGCGGGTGGTACATTACGGACTATTCCAACAAGCTGAAGCCCTCCGAGAACGGCAAGGGCGACAGCAATGCCGCGGCTCCGGCCAAGGCAGGCACAGGCACCGCAGCCACTGGTCCCTCGGGCGGCGGTGGCGCCCCCTCGTCAGCCTCATCGGCCTCGACCGCCGCCCCGGCCTCGTCCGGGTCCAGCGGAACGTCGGCGTCCAGCGGTGGCAGTTCGTCTTCTTCCTCCAGCTAG